Proteins encoded within one genomic window of Streptomyces taklimakanensis:
- a CDS encoding NAD(P)/FAD-dependent oxidoreductase, with product MTTTDTSRHLGATTRTDVLVVGAGLAGLHTATLLARQGHDVLLVDRRTDLTGAIRTTGIFVRKTLDDFPLPSEHLGPPIRRVVLYPPGMRHPVSLTSGRDEYRVGDMAPLYAAAADAATDAGVRTALGTRYVGRRGDAFHLVGRCGPTVVRARFVVGADGARSTVARDLALDRNHHLLVGAEEVFELPGSDEPPTFHCVLDPSFAPGYLAWVVNDGRHAHVGVAGYADRFPDGLRRALERFGASAPGLTGVARPEVVERRGGPIPVGGVLRRIGCPDGLLVGDAAGAVSPLTAGGLDPCLRLSELAAAVLDDALRTGRPDVSAAYDGAALRARFRGRLMLRRGLAQVRTPTMAAVAFRLLRTPFGRAAAERVLFGDRSFPGPGHG from the coding sequence ATGACGACGACCGACACCTCCCGCCACCTCGGGGCCACGACCCGTACCGACGTACTGGTGGTCGGAGCCGGGTTGGCCGGCCTCCACACCGCCACGCTCCTCGCCCGGCAGGGCCACGATGTCCTCCTGGTCGACCGGCGGACCGATCTCACCGGCGCGATCCGCACCACGGGAATCTTCGTGCGGAAGACGCTCGACGACTTTCCGCTGCCCTCCGAGCATCTCGGCCCACCGATCCGACGAGTGGTGCTCTACCCCCCTGGCATGCGCCACCCGGTCAGCCTGACCAGCGGCCGCGACGAGTACCGGGTGGGCGACATGGCACCGCTCTACGCGGCAGCGGCCGACGCCGCGACCGACGCGGGCGTGCGGACGGCGCTGGGCACGCGCTACGTCGGTCGGCGGGGCGACGCCTTCCACCTGGTCGGCCGCTGCGGGCCGACGGTGGTACGGGCACGCTTCGTCGTCGGCGCCGACGGGGCCCGCTCGACGGTCGCCCGCGACCTCGCCCTCGACCGCAACCACCACCTGCTGGTCGGCGCCGAGGAGGTCTTCGAACTGCCCGGGAGCGACGAGCCGCCGACGTTCCACTGCGTGCTCGACCCCTCGTTCGCCCCCGGCTACCTGGCCTGGGTGGTCAACGACGGCCGGCACGCCCATGTCGGCGTCGCCGGTTACGCCGACCGCTTCCCGGACGGCCTTCGCCGGGCCCTGGAACGGTTCGGCGCCTCGGCGCCCGGGTTGACCGGCGTGGCCCGTCCCGAGGTGGTGGAGCGGCGCGGAGGTCCGATCCCCGTCGGCGGCGTGCTGCGTCGGATCGGCTGCCCCGACGGACTTCTGGTGGGGGACGCGGCGGGCGCGGTCTCCCCGCTCACCGCCGGCGGCCTGGATCCGTGCCTGCGGCTGTCGGAGCTCGCCGCCGCGGTCCTCGACGACGCGCTGCGGACCGGGCGGCCGGACGTGTCGGCCGCCTACGACGGAGCCGCTCTGCGCGCTCGTTTCCGGGGGCGGCTCATGCTGCGCAGGGGGTTGGCCCAGGTGCGGACGCCGACCATGGCAGCGGTGGCGTTCAGGCTGCTGCGCACGCCGTTCGGCCGGGCCGCGGCCGAACGGGTCCTCTTCGGCGACAGGTCCTTCCCCGGCCCCGGACACGGGTGA
- the uppS gene encoding polyprenyl diphosphate synthase → MVGDEAVSGAPELRESYEACAAETRRFLAPMWKATELLPAAIRPHVHAVHGFMMRTDRVADEGGARTDREKRIVRWRSDTLAELRAGHSEHPLRRAFVDTVLRWDLDRAVLEEFLDTILADCVSPPVFETFADQRRYLRGATGTIFEMWTPLLDVRGAEVSSLTSVLGEVCQLVDIIEDLPADLAAGRCYLPRADLRRLGLEIGDLRRGERREALDELVGLQLDRWTGLLERAVPVTGMVGPEYQPFLHTLLLGAQLQFDETVLRQARVFTDGIDPLTSIGPARRRPARPHTGAVPDHVAVIMDGNRRWAAQRGMSASQGHHAGERAAMRLVNAALRLGIRHLSIYVFSTENWRRSQDELVSLFDALADRVVRGIEWLHEMGVQVRWCGRRDRIEPSLASELALAESMTSNNDVLSLTVCVDYGGREELTEAARALAAEAVAGTIRPEDIRPEDLARNLYAPGLPDVDLLIRTSGEQRISNFLPWHLAYAELVFDRTLWPDFGLARLRDAVTAYAGRRRRFGGGLPGPARPVEPAPTS, encoded by the coding sequence ATGGTGGGGGACGAGGCTGTGTCGGGTGCGCCGGAACTACGCGAGTCCTACGAGGCGTGCGCGGCCGAGACCAGGCGGTTCCTGGCACCGATGTGGAAGGCGACCGAGCTTCTGCCCGCCGCGATCCGCCCCCACGTCCACGCCGTGCACGGTTTCATGATGCGGACCGATCGCGTCGCCGACGAGGGCGGAGCGCGGACGGACCGCGAGAAGCGGATCGTCCGGTGGCGCTCCGACACCCTGGCGGAGTTGCGCGCGGGCCACAGCGAGCACCCGCTGCGGCGGGCGTTCGTGGACACGGTGCTGCGGTGGGACCTCGACCGTGCGGTGCTCGAGGAGTTCCTCGACACCATCCTGGCCGACTGCGTCTCCCCGCCCGTCTTCGAGACGTTCGCGGATCAGCGACGCTACCTGCGGGGAGCCACGGGGACGATCTTCGAGATGTGGACCCCGCTGCTGGACGTGAGAGGAGCGGAGGTGTCGTCGCTGACCTCCGTGCTGGGCGAGGTGTGCCAGTTGGTCGACATCATCGAGGACCTGCCGGCCGACCTCGCCGCCGGCCGGTGCTATCTGCCGCGTGCCGACCTGCGACGGCTGGGGCTGGAGATCGGCGATCTCCGGCGCGGTGAGCGGCGGGAGGCGCTGGACGAGTTGGTGGGTCTCCAGCTCGACCGCTGGACCGGCCTGCTGGAGCGGGCGGTGCCGGTGACCGGGATGGTGGGTCCCGAGTACCAACCGTTTCTGCACACCCTGCTCCTGGGGGCCCAGTTGCAGTTCGACGAGACCGTGCTCCGACAGGCCCGGGTCTTCACCGACGGGATCGACCCGCTGACGTCGATCGGTCCGGCGCGGCGCCGCCCGGCCCGGCCGCACACGGGTGCGGTGCCGGACCATGTCGCGGTGATCATGGACGGCAACCGGCGGTGGGCCGCGCAGCGGGGCATGTCGGCCTCCCAGGGGCACCACGCGGGCGAGCGGGCGGCGATGCGTCTGGTCAACGCCGCCCTGCGACTGGGAATCCGGCACCTGAGCATCTACGTGTTCTCCACCGAGAACTGGCGTCGCTCCCAGGACGAACTGGTCTCCCTGTTCGACGCCTTGGCCGACCGGGTCGTCCGGGGCATCGAGTGGCTGCACGAAATGGGCGTGCAGGTGCGCTGGTGCGGGCGGCGTGACCGCATCGAGCCGTCGCTCGCCTCCGAACTGGCACTGGCGGAGAGCATGACGTCGAACAACGACGTGCTGTCCCTGACCGTCTGCGTCGACTACGGCGGACGGGAGGAGCTGACCGAGGCCGCCCGCGCGCTGGCCGCCGAGGCGGTCGCGGGAACGATCCGGCCCGAGGACATCCGGCCCGAGGACCTGGCCCGGAACCTGTACGCGCCCGGTCTTCCCGACGTCGACCTACTGATCCGCACCTCCGGCGAACAGCGGATCAGCAACTTCCTGCCCTGGCACCTCGCCTACGCCGAACTGGTCTTCGACCGGACCCTCTGGCCCGACTTCGGGCTGGCCCGGTTGCGGGACGCCGTCACGGCGTACGCCGGTCGCCGGCGCCGCTTCGGCGGCGGTCTTCCCGGCCCCGCCCGACCGGTGGAGCCGGCTCCGACGTCCTGA